Proteins from one Juglans microcarpa x Juglans regia isolate MS1-56 chromosome 1S, Jm3101_v1.0, whole genome shotgun sequence genomic window:
- the LOC121247509 gene encoding glyoxysomal fatty acid beta-oxidation multifunctional protein MFP-a-like, which translates to MGSGAKGRTIMEVGADGVALITIINPPVNSLSFDVLRNLKDSYEQALRRDDVKAIVITGEKGKFSGGFDIAAFGGTQRGLREGEEKPGYISIEIITDTFEAARKPSVAAIDGLALGGGLEVAMACHARISTPTAQLGLPELQLGIIPGFGGTQRLPRLVGLSKALEMMLTSKPVKGQEAYTLGLVDAIVSPDELVNTARQWALDILDHRRPWAASLYKTDKIEPLGEAREIFKFARAQVRKQAPNLKHPLLCIDIIEEGIVSGPRAGLWKEAEASRALQHSDTSKSLIHIFFAQRRTSKVPGVTDIGLVPRRVNKVAIVGGGLMGSGIATALILRNYPVILKEVNDKFLQAGIGRVRANLQSRVNKGKMSQEKFEKTISLLKGVLDYERFKDVDIVIEAVIENLSLKQQIFADLEKYCLPHCILASNTSTIDLNLIGEKTRSQNRIVGAHFFSPAHVMPLLEIVRTEQTSPQVIVDLLDVGKKINKTPVVVGNCAGFAVNRMFFPYPEAAVLLVEHGADPYRIDRASTKFGMPMGPFRLADLVGFGVAIASGMQYAEHFPERTYKSMLVPLMQEDKRAGETTRKGFYIYDKNRKASPDPELYKYIEKSRSVSGVTIDPKVVKLSDNEIVEMIFFPVVNEACRVLAEGIAVKAADLDIAAVMGMGFPPYRGGIMFWADSLGSTYIYSRLEEWSKMYGEFFKPCAYLAERASKGAPLSSPVEQATSRL; encoded by the exons ATGGGTAGCGGAGCAAAAGGAAGAACTATAATGGAGGTGGGAGCTGACGGGGTGGCTCTTATAACAATAATCAACCCTCCTGTTAATTCCCTCTCCTTTGATG tGTTACGCAACTTAAAAGACAGTTATGAGCAGGCACTAAGAAGGGATGATGTGAAAGCAATCGTCATTACAG GTGAAAAGGGCAAGTTTTCTGGTGGCTTTGATATTGCAGCTTTTGGAGGAACTCAGAGGGGATTAA GGGAGGGAGAAGAAAAGCCTGGCTATATATCAATAGAGATTATCACTGACACTTTTGAAG CCGCAAGGAAGCCTTCTGTTGCTGCCATTGATGGCCTTGCCTTAGGTGGAGGATTAGAGGTTGCAATG GCATGCCATGCTAGAATATCAACACCCACTGCACAATTAGGGTTGCCTGAACTTCAGCTTGGAATAATTCCTGGATTTGGAG GAACACAACGGCTTCCACGTCTTGTTGGCCTCTCAAAAGCTCTTGAAATGATGCTG ACGTCTAAGCCAGTCAAAGGGCAGGAAGCCTATACTTTGGGTCTTGTCGATGCCATTGTTTCACCTGATGAGTTGGTAAATACTGCACGCCAGTGGGCCTTGGATATATTGGACCATAGAAGACCATGGGCTGCTAGTCTTTACAAGACTGACAAGATAGAGCCCCTTGGAGAAGCAAGGGAAATATTTAAGTTTGCAAGAGCTCAGGTCCGGAAACAGGCTCCCAATCTCAAACATCCATTGCTTTGCATTGATATCATCGAAGAGGGTATAGTTTCTGGTCCTCGGGCTGGACTTTGGAAG GAGGCTGAAGCTAGTCGAGCGCTTCAGCATTCTGACACTTCCAAGAGTTTGATCCATATCTTCTTCGCTCAACGCCGAACATCGAAg GTGCCTGGAGTTACTGATATTGGTTTAGTGCCAAGACGAGTAAATAAGGTTGCCATTGTTGGTGGAGGGCTAATGGGCTCTGGCATAGCAACGGCATTGATTCTCCGTAATTATCCAGTCATCCTTAAAGAAGTAAATGATAAGTTCTTGCAGGCTGGGATTGGTAGAGTGAGAG CCAATTTGCAAAGCCGTGTGAACAAAGGGAAAATGTCTCaagagaagtttgagaaaaccATCTCTCTTCTCAAAGGTGTTCTTGACTATGAAAGGTTTAAAGATGTGGACATAGTGATTGAG GCTGTTATTGAGAATCTTTCTCTAAAGCAACAAATTTTTGCTGATCTTGAAAAGTATTGCCTACCACATTGCATACTTGCAAGTAACACCTCCACAATTGACTTGAACCTGATTGGAGAAAAGACAAGATCCCAAAATCGGATTGTTGGAGCTCATTTCTTTAG CCCAGCTCATGTCATGCCACTTCTGGAAATTGTTCGTACTGAGCAGACATCTCCCCAAGTGATTGTTGATTTGCTAGATGTTGGTAAAAAGATTAATAAGACTCCAGTGGTGGTTGGGAATTGTGCTGGCTTTGCTGTCAACAGGATGTTCTTCCCTTATCCAGAAGCTGCTGTTTTGCTTGTTGAGCATGGTGCAGATCCCTATCGAATTGATCGGGCAAGTACCAAGTTTGGAATGCCAATGGGACCGTTCAG ATTGGCTGACCtggttggttttggtgttgcaATTGCAAGTGGCATGCAATATGCCGAGCATTTTCCTGAGAGAACTTATAAATCAATGCTTGTTCCACTTATGCAGGAGGATAAGAGAGCag GTGAGACTACCCGCAAAGGGTTCTATATATATGACAAGAACCGCAAAGCTAGCCCAGATCctgaattatataaatatattgagaaGTCAAGGAGCGTTTCTGGGGTAACCATTGACCctaag GTAGTGAAGTTATCTGACAACGAAATTGTGGAGATGATATTCTTCCCTGTGGTGAATGAGGCCTGTCGAGTACTGGCTGAGGGTATTGCAGTCAAAGCAGCAGACCTTGACATAGCTGCTGTTATGGGCATGGGTTTCCCACCTTACAG GGGAGGTATAATGTTCTGGGCTGATTCTCTTGGATCCACTTACATTTATTCAAGATTGGAGGAATGGTCAAAGATGTATGGAGAATTCTTCAAGCCTTGTGCCTATTTGGCTGAAAGAGCTTCCAAGGGTGCTCCTCTG AGTTCTCCAGTGGAGCAAGCAACATCTCGTTTGTAG